GGAAGCCATTATGGCTAAGCTCTCTGCTGATGAGCTCCTTGACGCGTTCAAGGAAATGACCCTGGTTGAGCTCTCTGACTTCGTCAAGAAGTTCGAGGAAGAGTTCGACGTTGAAGCTGCCGCTCCAGTGGCCGCTGCCGCTGCTGCTCCTGGCGCTGCCGCTGCTCCTGCCGAGGAACAGACTGAGTTCGACGTCATCCTCTCCGGCGCTGGCGACAAGAAGATTCAGGTCATCAAGGCCGTGCGCGCTATCACCAAGCTGGGTCTGGCCGAGGCCAAGGCTCTGGTTGACGGTGCTCCCAAGCCCGTCCTCGAGGGTGCTTCGAAGGAAGATGCTGAGTCCGCAAAGTCTCAGCTTGAAGAGGCTGGCGCCACTGTAGAACTCAAGTAGTTCTCGGCTCAGCTTTTTCAAAGCTTTTCCAAACCCCGTTCGCCTTCTTGGGCGGCGGGGTTTTTCTTGTTTGTTCCTGTCTGGCAGCGTCGAACTAGCTGGATATGGGCGGAGCAAAACTCACAGGAAACTCCAAGCTTTTTCGCTGGTAATAATGAGATTCGTTTGCTTATATATAAGTACTAGCCGATATGCCAAGCTGGCGGGACTTATCTAGATCTCATAATTGAACTCCTTTCTTCTCTCTTAGAGCCCGGCGATACCCCATCCGCCGGGCTTTTCTCTTGCCACTGAGCCTCAGAGATAGTGCGCTCACAGGACCCGCGAGAGCTCACTTGAGCAGATTCTTGTGGAACCGTTGGAAACTGACATGGCTTGAGTTCGCTGTCCGTGCTAGGCTGACTTCGAATGCACGAGGAGCGCTGGCGCTGCGTGGCGCTGACGCCACAAATGAAGGAGCCTCATGGTCAGCTCACTGACACACGAATATTGGACGGTCACTTCTGGAGATTTGCAAGAGCGCAGGGCGACCCTTGAGCCGCCAGCCGTAGTAGCTAGTGCAGGCGATGCCGTGAAAATAGTGGTGGACCCAGCCGACCGCAAGCAGCCTTGGATTGGCGCGGGCGCGGCTATTACCGACGCCGCCGCATCGCTGATTTGGGGCTCTCAGAGCCCCGAGCAGCGCCACGCCCTGCTGGAAGAGCTTTTCTCCCCAGACCAAGGCGGCCTCTCTGTTATTCGCATTCCTCTGGGCTCCTGCGAACCAGCGTCACAGCCTTACTACACATACGATGACGTGCCCTTTGGCTTGCACGATGCCAGCTTGAGCCTCTTCAGTTTAGGCGAAGGCGAGCCCGGCGCCCCCGATGCTACGAAAGATTTGAAGTACATTGTGCCGGTAGTGCAGGAGATTCTCTCCATCAATCCTGCGGTGAAAATCATCGCCTCGCCCTGGTCAGCTCCGGCTTGGATGAAGAACACTGGAAGCCTCAAGCAGGGCGGACACCTGCGCTTTGGTGAGTGGACCGGCAACGGCTACGATCCCCTCCAGCACACCTTTGAAGGGGTGTATGCCCACTACTTCGCCAAATACATTGAAGAGATGGGGCGCTACGGCATTCCCATCTGGGCAGTAACGGTGCAAAATGAGCCCTCCAACGCGGCTCCCTGGCCAGCTATGATGTGGACCCTGCAGGAGCAGGCCGACTTCGCCCACCGCTTCCTGCGCCCGGTGCTCGACCAGACCTTCCCCCAGACGCGCATCTTCATCAACGACGATTCGCCCCACTGCCTGGTGCGCCCGGTGCGCGAAGATGTTACCCCCGAGCAGGCAGCCTCGATTGACGGCCTGACCATTCACACCTATTCGGGCCCCTATGACAAGTTCTTCAACGCTACTCACGCTTATCCGCACTGGCTTTTCGGCATGACCGAGCGCCGCTGCATGATTGACGAAACGCCCGAGGATGCTGCGCACATTATGTCCGGTGTGATTGGCAACTGGATGGTGCGCTGCGGCGGCTCCTTCATCGCCCTGTGGAATATGGCTTTGGACGAACGCGGCCTGCCCAATATGGTGGGCGCTACCGGCCGCCGGGGCGTGGTGACCATTGACCACGCGACGGGCAAGGTCAAGCGCAACCTCGAGTACTACATGCTGCGCGCCTTTGGCCAAGATGTGGAGCCCGGATCTACGGTGGTGGCCTCCTCAAACTACACACCCGACGGTTGGTCCGGCAGCCTGGGTTCGGTGGGCTTCCTGGCTCCCGACGGCTCGGCTAGTGCCCATATTTACAATCCCACGGGCGAGCCGATTCAAGCGGCCGTGACCTTCGCTGGTCAGGGTGCCGCCTGGCAGTTGGTGGAAGTGCCGGCTTGGGGCACGGTCACGGTCCACAAGTCGCGCGAGGTGCTCAATGTCTCCCGGCCCCGGCAGGACGAGGACTTTGAGCTCAACCCGGCGCCTACGGATTTGGCCGACGATTTAGCGCCTGGCAAAACCCACTAGGATTTTTGCTACTTGAGCTGGAAATCAGTGGGAGTACAACAACCAGTACAAAGCAATGAGACAAAGCAATACATGAGAGGAAAGTATACTATGGCAGAGCAGCATGAGCTGTGGACCGTGACAGCAGGTGATTTGAGTACGCGCAGGACGGTGCTGGCTGCGCCTGAAGTGGAGGCGGATCCAGGGGAAGCTACCAGAGTCGTGGTGGACCCGAGCAAGGTCTTCCAGCACTGGGAAGGCGAGGGAGCTGCCATTACGGACTCATCTGCCTACCTCTTGTGGACGGCCATGTCAGCCGAGCAGCGCCACGCCCTCCTGGAGGAGCTCTTCAGCCCCCAGCAGGCCGGTTTCTCGTCAGTTCGTATTTCGATCGGCTCCTGCGACTTTTCCAGCCAGCCCTACTACAGCTACGACGAGCTGCCGGAAGGCGTGGAGTCCGACGGCGACTTGCACTACTTCTCCATCGGCGAGGGGAAGCCGGGCGCGCCAGATGCGACTAAGGATTTGAAGTATGTGATTCCGGTGCTTCAGGAGATTCTCTCCATCAATCCGGCTGTGAAAGTCATGGCCTCGCCCTGGTCGGCTCCGGCTTGGATGAAGACCACGGGCAAGTTCGCAGGCTCCGGGCGCTTGCGTTTGGGGGAGTACACCCGCAACGGCTACCGCTACCAGGACACGATTGACTTCTGCTACGCCCAGTACGTGGTGAAGTTTATTGAGGCTTACCAGCGTTACGGCATCACCATCAACTCCATAACCATGCAGAACGAGCCTTCAAACGTGCCGCCGTGGCCCATGACCACTTGGACCCCAGAGGAGCTCACGCAGTGGGGGAGCGCCTACCTGCGCCCAGCTTTGGATAGGACCTTCCCGGACGTGGAGATCTACTTTGCTGACGATGGTCTGCGTTTCTTCGAGCGGCCGGCCAGCGAATATATGACCCCAACCCAGGCGGCGTGCTTTGCGGGAGTAGCCCTGCATACGTATTCAGGCCGCCCTGAGATGCTCCCTAACGCCACACGGCAGTTCCCGGGCTGGAAACTGACTATGAGTGAGCGCCGGTGCATGTTGGATGAAACTGTGGACGAGGCCAGCCATGTGATGTTCGGCGAGATTGGCAATTGGCTGGTGCGCGGCGGTATGAGCTTGATTAACCTGTGGAACCTGGCGCTCGACGAGCAGGGTTTCCCTTCTTACGCAGGCACTTCGGGTCGGCGTGGCGTGGTCACTATTGACTCCAAGACGGGCAAGGTCAAGCGCAATCTTGAGTACTTCATGCTGCGCAACTTTGGCCAAGACGTGCCAGTGGGCGCCCAGCGCGTGGCTTCTTCCAACTACACGGTTGACGGCCGCCACGGTGGACTTGGCTCGGTGGCCTTCTGCAAGGGCGATGATTTGAGCGTCATCCTCTACAATCCCACTGCTGAGCCTGTGCAAGCTGCTGTGGCTGTAGCCGCAGAAGGCGCGGCCTGGCGTAAGGTAGAAGTTCCCGCTTACGGCACCGTGAGCTGCCACCGCTCTGCAGGTGCTTTGAACACGAGCGGCGTGCCCGGTGACGACGAGTTCGAAATTACCTATACGCCTCATCCCGAAGATGACCACGATGAGAGCCAGTACACGCTCTAAAGCGGTGTAAGTAGGCATATATAAAGGCTAGCGGGTCACCACCTGCTAGCCTTTTGAAGTTTATAGTGTGGAGTATTCTGTATACATTACACTCGCGGGTGCGTACCAGTGAAGGATTCATGGCACAATAGCAGGTAGTGCATGAGTGAGAGTGCGTAATTCGTTATGGCAACATGGGAGGTCGAGAACGGTGAGCGACGGTCAACGGCCGACACAGCAGTGGGTGGTCACTATTAATGGCGCGGAGAAAATCCGCCTGAGCCCGGGGCAGAGCATTGAGATAGGGCGCAAACCCTTGCGTCCCCTCGCCGATGACGGCATGGTGCGTCTGGAAGTGCAAGATCCAGGCAAGTCCATGTCAAAGCGGCATGCCTCTTTTGCGGTCGGGGAAGATGGAAAGGCGCGCCTGAAAGATTTAGGCTCTACGAACGGTTCGTATGTTGTCCAGGAGGACGGCGATTTGATCCGTCTGCCCGAAGACAACGAGTACGTTCTGCAGCACAGCGCGGAGCGTTTCCAATTCGGAGACGTGCTGGTGGACTTTGCTCAGGTGCAGGAGCCGAGCGAGGAAGCTGCTGACCAGTCTTCCGACGAGGTGCCGGACCTCTTTGCTTATGCCAAAGATGAGGATCAGGCGGCCCAAGAGCCGGATGAAGCCAACTTGTCGGTCGACGACATCTTAGACTTGCGCGCGGGTGAGCCGACTGGGATTTTCCATGCCGAGCGCGTGCGTTCGCGCATCAGCGCCTTGCATGACCAGGTGGTGGAGCAGCACCAAGAGCAGCCTGAGACACCAGTCGAGGCTGAGGAGTCTGAGGAGCAGGCCCCTGTGCAGGAAGCTGCTTCCGACGAGCGCGCTGCAGCTGCCAACAAGGAGGAGCAGATCGACGAGGCCCGCCAGGAAGAGGCGGAAGACCAACTCCAGTTCGAGCCCCTGGGCGCGGCTGAGCTCCAGCGGGAGCAAGCAGAGCAGGAGGAGGCTCGCCAGGAGGCGCAGACTACAGGCGAGCTCGACCAGCAGGCCTTTAAGCCTGCCTTCGAGCCAGGTTCCGTCTTTGAAAAAGTTTCACAGGGTGATTTTGCCAACGACAATCAGACTATTGAAGTAGATGGCATGACCAGTGAAGACGCCAAGAACACCACTGACTTTTCCCTGCAGTTTGAAATGGCCAAGCACAGTCAGCTCCTGCCATTCTTGGCTATGAACCCATCGCTCTACGACGATTTGTACGCTTGGCTGTCGGCTCAGGGCAATGCAGATGTTGATTCGGCTTTGGAAAAGAATGAAGGATACCGCGAGTATCTAGCAGCAGCGCAGGAGTGAGGCGCATGAGCCAGGAAATGTCATCTCGGTCAAACGATGGACTCGCACAGGAGCAGGGGGTGCAGGAACAGGCAGAATCTGTGCAGGCTAACCAGCCTGGGCGGCCTACGAGCGCACAATCGCCGGAGGAATCAGCTGCCCCTGCTCAAGCGAGTAGTCAAGATGACCGGGAGGGCTTAGATCCCATAGAGCGGATACGCGGTTGGCGGCAGGCTTATCAGAGCTTCGTTGGCACCACTGCTCTAGAAGATATGAGCTACCTGCAGGCCCGGCTCGACCTGACCCATGCCCACCCCTCGGGCATCGCCCAGCTCTTTGCTTCCGGGCAGGTGCACTTGGACGCTCTCTTCCGAGACAACGGTATGCTCCGGGCTGCTCATCGGCGCCTGGAGCGGGTGCTCGACGATGCCCATATGAAGGAGCGGCAGAGCGGGTCGTCGCAGCTCTCTGTCGCGGTTGGGGTCGCCTCCTGGCAGGGTACGTTTATGCCGGTCCTCCTGTACCCGGTAGAGGTTGATCAGGAGGGGAAGGCCAGCAGCAAAGCTCTCATCCGCTTCACCGGCAGCCCCCAGATAAACAGCGCCCTCTTGGCGAGCTTGCGGAGCCGAGGCATCCGACTCGACGAGAGTAGCTTGTTTGCCTCCTCTCACTACGAGGGCGGCAGTTTAGAGACCTCGTCGCTCTTCAAGACGTTGAGCGCTGCTGTGTCGGCCCACATCAGTGACTTCGCCATTGACCAGCAGATTATTCTGGGTTGCTTTGTTGAGCCCTCTGCCCTCATTCTGGCTGAAAGTCAGGCTATTATCGACCGCCTGGAAGCAGGTCCTACCGGCAATGCGCTCCTGGATGCCTTAGCGGGCGACGACACTGCTCTGGCCCAAGTCCAAGGTGATCCTCCGGCCCAGTACAGCCCCTTCGACGCGGATCCGCACACTGAATTCGAGGTGGGCGACGTGGACAACACCGTGCGCTACGCCGCTTCTCTCGCGGCAGCAGGCCACTCAGTCTTTTTGAACGAAGTCAGCGGTCGCAATGGTGTCAGCAGTTCAGCAGCTATTGCCTCGCGGTGCTTAATGAACGGGCGCACGGTGCTCTACGTACCCTGTGTGGTGGAGCAAAAGCGCCGTTTTGAGCGCTATATGCAGGCCTACCGGATGAGCGACCTGGTGCTCGACATTCAGTCTGACTCAGCTAAGCAGGCAGTAGACCAGCAGCTGATCGAAGGCGTTGCTTTCAAGCCAGACAAGTCCACGGCCCAGTTTGACCAGCTGGCCGATGAGCTGGTGGGGGTGCGCTCGCGGTTGACCCGGTATTTGGGAGATTTGCACGGGGTCAGCAGGGTTTGGGGCGTTTCTGCCTACCAGACGATTCAGAACTTGGCCCAGGCGGCGAACTTACCAACGCATCCTGCGACCCGGGTGCGCTTTAGTGCAGACACGGCGCGTCAGCTTCGAGACCAGATGGAGTCTTGGAGCACCAAGCTCGAGCAGGCGGCTCAGCTGGGTGAATTCACGGTAGGTCCGCAAGACACGCCTTGGTATGGTGCCG
This window of the Bombiscardovia nodaiensis genome carries:
- the rplL gene encoding 50S ribosomal protein L7/L12; the protein is MAKLSADELLDAFKEMTLVELSDFVKKFEEEFDVEAAAPVAAAAAAPGAAAAPAEEQTEFDVILSGAGDKKIQVIKAVRAITKLGLAEAKALVDGAPKPVLEGASKEDAESAKSQLEEAGATVELK
- a CDS encoding glucosylceramidase, whose amino-acid sequence is MVSSLTHEYWTVTSGDLQERRATLEPPAVVASAGDAVKIVVDPADRKQPWIGAGAAITDAAASLIWGSQSPEQRHALLEELFSPDQGGLSVIRIPLGSCEPASQPYYTYDDVPFGLHDASLSLFSLGEGEPGAPDATKDLKYIVPVVQEILSINPAVKIIASPWSAPAWMKNTGSLKQGGHLRFGEWTGNGYDPLQHTFEGVYAHYFAKYIEEMGRYGIPIWAVTVQNEPSNAAPWPAMMWTLQEQADFAHRFLRPVLDQTFPQTRIFINDDSPHCLVRPVREDVTPEQAASIDGLTIHTYSGPYDKFFNATHAYPHWLFGMTERRCMIDETPEDAAHIMSGVIGNWMVRCGGSFIALWNMALDERGLPNMVGATGRRGVVTIDHATGKVKRNLEYYMLRAFGQDVEPGSTVVASSNYTPDGWSGSLGSVGFLAPDGSASAHIYNPTGEPIQAAVTFAGQGAAWQLVEVPAWGTVTVHKSREVLNVSRPRQDEDFELNPAPTDLADDLAPGKTH
- a CDS encoding glucosylceramidase, producing the protein MAEQHELWTVTAGDLSTRRTVLAAPEVEADPGEATRVVVDPSKVFQHWEGEGAAITDSSAYLLWTAMSAEQRHALLEELFSPQQAGFSSVRISIGSCDFSSQPYYSYDELPEGVESDGDLHYFSIGEGKPGAPDATKDLKYVIPVLQEILSINPAVKVMASPWSAPAWMKTTGKFAGSGRLRLGEYTRNGYRYQDTIDFCYAQYVVKFIEAYQRYGITINSITMQNEPSNVPPWPMTTWTPEELTQWGSAYLRPALDRTFPDVEIYFADDGLRFFERPASEYMTPTQAACFAGVALHTYSGRPEMLPNATRQFPGWKLTMSERRCMLDETVDEASHVMFGEIGNWLVRGGMSLINLWNLALDEQGFPSYAGTSGRRGVVTIDSKTGKVKRNLEYFMLRNFGQDVPVGAQRVASSNYTVDGRHGGLGSVAFCKGDDLSVILYNPTAEPVQAAVAVAAEGAAWRKVEVPAYGTVSCHRSAGALNTSGVPGDDEFEITYTPHPEDDHDESQYTL